Proteins from a genomic interval of Mycolicibacterium grossiae:
- a CDS encoding acyl-CoA dehydrogenase family protein, with translation MAEQTVSDSDFADILAATREFVRTVVVPREVEIMTGDEVPADIRAQVRDMGLFGYAIPQEWGGLGLNLAQDVELAMELGYTTLSLRSMFGTNNGIAGQVLVGFGTDEQKTRWLADIASGAVVASFALTEPGAGSNPAGLRTRAVRDGDGWAITGRKQYITNAPTANLFVVFARTRPADADGPGIAVFLVPADADGVTVGPKDAKMGQEGAWTADVALDDVRVGADALVGGAEDIGYRAAMTTLARGRIHIAALSVGTAQRALDESVGYAATATQGGTAIGEFQLVQAMLADQQAGVMAGRALVREAARLWVTGEDRRIAPSTAKLFCTEMVGRVADLAVQVHGGSGYMREVPVERIYRDVRLLRLYEGTSEIQRLIIGGGLLRAARAAR, from the coding sequence ATGGCCGAGCAGACCGTCAGTGATAGCGACTTCGCCGACATCCTGGCCGCGACGCGCGAGTTCGTCCGCACCGTCGTGGTCCCGCGCGAGGTCGAGATCATGACGGGTGACGAGGTGCCCGCCGACATCCGCGCCCAGGTCCGCGACATGGGCCTGTTCGGCTACGCGATCCCCCAGGAGTGGGGCGGGCTCGGGCTGAACCTCGCCCAGGACGTCGAGCTGGCGATGGAGTTGGGCTACACCACGCTGTCGCTGCGGTCGATGTTCGGCACGAACAACGGCATCGCCGGGCAGGTGCTCGTCGGCTTCGGCACCGACGAGCAGAAGACGCGCTGGCTCGCCGACATCGCCAGCGGCGCCGTGGTGGCGTCCTTCGCGTTGACCGAGCCCGGGGCCGGGTCCAACCCGGCGGGTCTGCGCACCCGGGCGGTGCGCGACGGCGATGGCTGGGCCATCACGGGCCGCAAGCAGTACATCACCAATGCGCCGACGGCCAATCTGTTCGTCGTCTTCGCCCGCACCCGGCCGGCCGACGCCGACGGTCCCGGCATCGCGGTGTTCCTGGTGCCCGCCGACGCCGACGGCGTCACCGTCGGCCCCAAGGACGCGAAGATGGGCCAGGAGGGCGCGTGGACGGCCGACGTCGCGCTCGACGACGTCCGCGTCGGCGCCGACGCACTGGTGGGCGGCGCCGAGGACATCGGCTACCGGGCGGCGATGACGACCCTGGCCCGCGGCCGGATCCACATCGCGGCGCTGTCGGTCGGGACCGCGCAACGCGCGCTCGACGAATCGGTCGGCTACGCCGCCACCGCGACCCAGGGCGGCACCGCCATCGGCGAGTTCCAGCTCGTTCAGGCGATGCTCGCCGACCAGCAGGCCGGGGTGATGGCCGGACGTGCCCTGGTCCGCGAGGCGGCCCGGCTGTGGGTCACCGGCGAGGACCGGCGCATCGCCCCCTCGACCGCCAAGCTGTTCTGCACCGAGATGGTGGGCCGGGTGGCCGACCTCGCCGTGCAGGTGCACGGCGGCAGCGGCTACATGCGCGAGGTCCCCGTCGAGCGGATCTACCGGGACGTGCGCCTGCTCCGGCTGTACGAGGGCACCAGCGAGATCCAACGCCTGATCATCGGCGGCGGGCTGCTGCGGGCGGCGCGCGCCGCGCGCTGA
- a CDS encoding acyl-CoA dehydrogenase family protein yields MTRLAQTPGLTDVQAEIVAAVRDFTDRQIIPNAAELERSDTYPQAIVDAMREMGLFGLMIPQEYGGLGESLLTYALCVEELARGWMSVSGVINTHFIVAYMIRQHGTPEQKQRLLPRMATGEVRGAFSMSEPELGSDVAAIRTRATRLPEGGYVINGQKMWLTNGGSSTLVAALVRTDEGADKPHRNLTAFLVEKPAGFGEVAPGLVIPGKLDKLGYKGIDTTELIFDGYRAAETDVLGAAPGQGFVQMMDGIEVGRVNVSARACGVGLRAFELAVRYAQQRRTFGKPIAEHQAIAFELAEMATKVEAAHLMMVHAARLKDSGERNDVAAGMAKYLASEYCAEVTQQSFRIHGGYGYSKEYEIERLMRDAPFLLIGEGTSEIQKTIISKNLLHEYRL; encoded by the coding sequence ATGACCAGACTGGCCCAGACCCCGGGTCTGACCGACGTCCAGGCCGAGATCGTCGCCGCCGTGCGCGATTTCACCGACCGGCAGATCATCCCGAACGCCGCCGAACTCGAGCGCTCCGACACCTACCCGCAGGCGATCGTCGACGCGATGCGCGAGATGGGGCTGTTCGGGCTCATGATCCCGCAGGAGTACGGCGGGCTGGGCGAGTCGCTGCTGACCTACGCGCTGTGCGTCGAGGAGCTGGCCCGCGGGTGGATGAGCGTGTCCGGGGTGATCAACACGCACTTCATCGTCGCGTACATGATCCGCCAGCACGGCACCCCCGAACAGAAGCAGCGGTTACTGCCACGCATGGCGACCGGCGAGGTACGGGGCGCCTTCTCGATGTCCGAACCCGAACTCGGCTCGGACGTCGCGGCCATCCGCACCCGCGCCACCCGGCTGCCCGAGGGCGGGTACGTGATCAACGGCCAGAAGATGTGGCTGACCAACGGCGGCAGCTCCACGCTGGTCGCCGCGCTCGTCCGCACCGACGAGGGCGCCGACAAGCCGCACCGCAACCTCACCGCGTTCCTCGTCGAGAAGCCCGCCGGTTTCGGCGAGGTCGCCCCGGGACTGGTGATTCCGGGCAAGCTCGACAAGCTGGGCTACAAGGGGATCGACACCACGGAACTGATCTTCGACGGATACCGCGCCGCCGAGACCGACGTGCTCGGTGCCGCACCCGGCCAGGGCTTCGTGCAGATGATGGACGGCATCGAGGTGGGCCGCGTCAACGTCTCCGCGCGGGCGTGCGGGGTCGGCCTGCGCGCCTTCGAACTGGCCGTCCGCTACGCCCAGCAGCGCCGCACGTTCGGCAAGCCGATCGCCGAGCACCAGGCCATCGCGTTCGAACTCGCCGAGATGGCCACCAAGGTCGAGGCGGCGCACCTGATGATGGTGCACGCCGCCCGGCTCAAGGACTCCGGCGAGCGCAACGACGTCGCCGCCGGAATGGCGAAGTACCTCGCCAGCGAGTACTGCGCCGAGGTCACCCAGCAGAGCTTCCGGATCCACGGCGGCTACGGCTACTCCAAGGAGTACGAGATCGAACGACTGATGCGCGACGCGCCGTTCCTGCTGATCGGTGAGGGCACCAGCGAAATCCAGAAGACGATCATCAGCAAGAACCTGCTCCATGAGTATCGGCTCTGA
- a CDS encoding GntR family transcriptional regulator, translated as MSIGSEPAFAIRPQLSDDVARYVRRRIFDGTFAAGEYLRLDQLAAEVGISVTPVREALLTLRAEGLLDQHPRRGFMVVAVTARDIADVAGVQAYVGGELAARAAENVTDEQLAALTAIQDDLEKAYDGADLERTVRLNHDYHRMINVVADAPKLAHVMSTITRYAPESVFPTLEGWPRQSIHDHRRVLAALGRRDPREARSAMAEHFAVGVAPLVEHLLARGVIAAD; from the coding sequence ATGAGTATCGGCTCTGAGCCCGCCTTCGCGATCCGGCCGCAGCTCTCCGACGACGTGGCGCGCTACGTGCGGCGACGGATCTTCGACGGCACGTTCGCGGCGGGGGAGTACCTGCGGCTCGACCAACTCGCCGCCGAAGTCGGCATCAGCGTCACCCCGGTGCGCGAAGCGCTGCTGACCCTGCGCGCGGAGGGGCTGCTCGATCAGCACCCCCGACGCGGGTTCATGGTCGTGGCGGTGACCGCCCGCGACATCGCCGACGTCGCCGGCGTGCAGGCCTACGTCGGTGGCGAGCTGGCCGCCCGCGCGGCCGAAAACGTCACCGACGAGCAGCTCGCCGCGCTCACCGCGATCCAGGACGATCTCGAAAAGGCCTACGACGGAGCTGATCTCGAACGGACGGTGCGGCTCAACCACGACTACCACCGGATGATCAACGTCGTCGCCGACGCCCCCAAGCTGGCGCACGTCATGTCGACGATCACCCGGTATGCGCCCGAGTCGGTGTTCCCGACGCTCGAGGGCTGGCCCCGTCAGTCCATTCACGACCACCGCCGGGTGCTCGCGGCGCTCGGCCGGCGCGATCCCCGGGAGGCGCGCTCGGCGATGGCCGAGCACTTCGCCGTCGGGGTCGCCCCGCTCGTCGAGCACCTGCTGGCGCGTGGCGTGATCGCCGCGGACTGA
- a CDS encoding acetyl-CoA C-acetyltransferase codes for MDLREAVVCEPLRTPIGRYGGMFAALTAVDLGVAALTGLLGRTGVPPGDVDDVILGHCYPSTEAPAIGRVVALDAGLPVTVPGMQIDRRCGSGLQAVIQACLQVATGQHDLVVAGGVESMSNVVFHSTDMRWGGARSGVTVHDGLTRGRTTAGGRHHPVPGGMLETAENLRRQYGIGRAEQDELAVRSHQRAVAAHRDGLLADSIVPVTVPVRGGERTLDTDEHPRADTTVEALAALKPILGRHDSEATVTAGNSSGQNDAAAMCLVTTVEEAAARGLTPLVRLVSWGVAGVGPEVMGIGPVPATEVALGKAGLTLADMDLIELNEAFAAQALAVLREWQFTDVDHDRLNVHGSGISLGHPVGATGGRMLATLARELHRRGGRYGLETMCIGGGQGLAAVFERVA; via the coding sequence ATGGACCTGCGCGAAGCCGTGGTGTGCGAACCGTTGCGCACGCCGATCGGCCGCTACGGCGGCATGTTCGCCGCCCTGACGGCGGTGGACCTCGGCGTCGCGGCGCTGACCGGTCTGCTCGGGCGGACCGGTGTGCCCCCCGGTGACGTGGACGACGTCATCCTCGGCCACTGCTATCCGAGCACGGAGGCGCCGGCCATCGGTCGCGTCGTCGCGCTCGACGCCGGGCTGCCGGTGACGGTGCCCGGCATGCAGATCGACCGGCGCTGCGGCTCCGGGCTGCAGGCGGTGATCCAGGCCTGCCTGCAGGTGGCCACCGGCCAGCACGACCTCGTCGTCGCCGGCGGCGTCGAGTCGATGAGCAACGTGGTGTTCCACTCCACCGACATGCGCTGGGGCGGCGCCCGCAGTGGCGTCACGGTGCACGACGGGCTGACCCGCGGCCGCACCACGGCGGGCGGGCGGCACCACCCGGTGCCGGGCGGCATGCTCGAAACCGCCGAGAACCTGCGCAGGCAGTACGGCATCGGCCGCGCCGAGCAGGACGAACTCGCCGTCCGCTCGCACCAGCGTGCGGTCGCCGCGCACCGCGACGGCCTGCTCGCCGACTCGATCGTGCCGGTGACCGTGCCGGTGCGCGGCGGCGAACGGACCCTGGACACCGACGAGCACCCGCGTGCCGACACCACCGTCGAGGCGCTGGCCGCGCTGAAACCCATTCTCGGCCGCCACGATTCCGAGGCGACGGTGACGGCGGGCAATTCCAGCGGACAGAACGACGCCGCGGCGATGTGCCTGGTGACCACCGTCGAGGAAGCCGCCGCCCGCGGGCTGACCCCGTTGGTGCGGCTGGTGTCCTGGGGCGTCGCCGGCGTCGGACCGGAGGTCATGGGCATCGGCCCGGTCCCGGCGACCGAGGTCGCGCTCGGCAAGGCCGGCCTGACGCTGGCCGACATGGACCTCATCGAACTCAACGAGGCCTTCGCCGCCCAGGCCCTCGCGGTGCTGCGCGAGTGGCAGTTCACCGACGTCGACCACGACCGCCTCAACGTGCACGGCTCCGGGATCTCGCTCGGCCATCCCGTCGGCGCCACCGGCGGCCGGATGCTCGCCACGCTGGCCCGCGAACTGCACCGCCGCGGCGGCCGCTACGGCCTGGAGACGATGTGCATCGGCGGTGGGCAGGGACTGGCCGCGGTGTTCGAGAGGGTGGCATGA
- a CDS encoding mycofactocin-coupled SDR family oxidoreductase: MTGRLLDRVAFITGAARGQGRAHAVRMAQEGADVIAVDVAGPLPPCIRYDPATPEDLAETVRLVERTGRRILASAVDVRDHDALRSTVAAGVAELGRLDVIVANAGITVPQTWDEITPESFRDVLDVNVTGTWNTVMAGARHLVDGGRGGSVILISSAAGLKMQPFMIHYTASKHAVTGMARGFAAELGRHGIRVNSVHPGPVATDMGSGDMVAEIGRTMESHPALGAMLQGFLPAGICEPGDIADAVLWLASDEASFVTAAAIAVDGGNVQF; the protein is encoded by the coding sequence TTGACCGGACGTCTGTTGGACAGGGTCGCATTCATCACCGGCGCGGCACGTGGGCAGGGCCGCGCGCACGCCGTCCGAATGGCGCAGGAGGGCGCCGACGTCATCGCGGTGGACGTCGCGGGCCCGCTACCGCCGTGCATCCGCTACGACCCGGCCACGCCGGAGGACCTGGCAGAGACCGTGCGCCTGGTCGAACGGACCGGCAGGCGCATCCTCGCCTCGGCGGTCGACGTCCGCGACCACGACGCGCTGCGTTCCACGGTCGCGGCCGGCGTCGCCGAACTCGGCCGCCTCGACGTCATCGTCGCCAACGCCGGCATCACCGTGCCGCAGACGTGGGACGAGATCACGCCGGAGTCGTTCCGCGACGTCCTCGACGTCAACGTCACCGGAACGTGGAACACCGTGATGGCCGGCGCCCGGCACCTCGTGGACGGCGGCCGCGGCGGATCGGTGATCCTGATCAGCTCGGCAGCCGGACTGAAGATGCAGCCGTTCATGATTCACTACACCGCGAGCAAGCACGCCGTCACCGGCATGGCGCGCGGCTTCGCCGCGGAACTGGGACGGCACGGCATCCGGGTCAACAGCGTGCACCCCGGCCCGGTGGCCACCGACATGGGATCCGGCGACATGGTCGCGGAGATCGGCCGCACCATGGAGTCGCATCCCGCGCTCGGCGCGATGCTGCAGGGTTTCCTGCCCGCCGGCATCTGCGAGCCAGGCGACATCGCCGACGCGGTGCTCTGGCTGGCCAGCGACGAGGCCTCCTTCGTCACCGCGGCCGCCATCGCGGTCGATGGGGGCAACGTGCAGTTCTAA
- a CDS encoding MaoC family dehydratase has protein sequence MKVFDDLSEFAAAQGSQLGPTDWLEITQDRVNTFADATDDHQWIHVDPEKAANGPFGATIAHGLLTLSLLPHFSQQLYRVNGISLAVNYGYNKVRFINPVKVGARIRARGEVTAINQLDGAVQATTTITIEIEDADKPAAVAESIIRYIA, from the coding sequence GTGAAAGTCTTCGACGATCTGAGCGAGTTTGCAGCGGCCCAGGGCAGCCAACTCGGTCCCACCGATTGGTTGGAGATCACCCAAGACCGCGTCAACACCTTCGCCGACGCCACCGACGACCACCAGTGGATCCACGTCGACCCGGAGAAGGCGGCCAACGGTCCCTTCGGCGCCACCATCGCCCACGGCCTGCTCACGCTGTCGCTGCTGCCGCACTTCTCCCAGCAGCTCTACCGGGTCAACGGCATCTCGCTCGCGGTGAACTACGGCTACAACAAGGTCCGCTTCATCAACCCGGTCAAGGTCGGCGCGAGAATCCGGGCGCGCGGTGAGGTCACCGCGATCAATCAGCTCGACGGTGCGGTGCAGGCGACGACGACGATCACCATCGAGATCGAGGACGCCGACAAGCCGGCCGCGGTGGCCGAGTCGATCATCCGCTACATCGCCTGA
- the fabG gene encoding 3-oxoacyl-ACP reductase FabG, giving the protein MGLLDGRCAVVTGGAQGIGLAIATRYVAEGARVVLGDLDPSATEAAAAALGGPDVARAVRCDVTDGAQVTALVSAAVDAFGSLDVMVNNAGITRDATMRKMTEEQFDQVIAVHLKGSWNGTRAAANVMRKQQRGAIVNISSISGKVGLIGQTNYSAAKAGIVGLTKAAAKEVAHLGVRINAIQPGLIRSAMTEAMPQRIWDEKLAEIPMGRAGEPSEVASVALFLASDLSSYMTGTVLEVTGGRHI; this is encoded by the coding sequence ATGGGCTTGCTCGACGGACGATGTGCAGTGGTGACCGGAGGTGCGCAGGGCATCGGGCTCGCGATCGCGACGCGCTACGTGGCCGAGGGCGCGCGCGTGGTGCTCGGCGACCTCGACCCGTCGGCCACCGAGGCGGCGGCGGCCGCGCTCGGGGGTCCCGACGTGGCGCGCGCGGTGCGCTGTGACGTCACCGACGGCGCCCAGGTCACCGCGCTCGTCTCCGCCGCGGTGGACGCCTTCGGCAGCCTCGACGTCATGGTCAACAACGCGGGCATCACCCGCGACGCCACCATGCGCAAGATGACCGAGGAGCAGTTCGACCAGGTGATCGCCGTACACCTCAAGGGCAGCTGGAACGGTACGCGCGCGGCGGCCAACGTGATGCGCAAGCAGCAGCGCGGCGCGATCGTGAACATCTCCTCGATCTCCGGGAAGGTCGGGCTGATCGGTCAGACCAACTACTCGGCGGCCAAGGCCGGCATCGTAGGGCTCACCAAGGCGGCGGCCAAGGAGGTCGCCCATCTCGGCGTACGCATCAATGCGATCCAGCCCGGGCTGATCCGCTCGGCCATGACCGAGGCCATGCCGCAACGCATCTGGGACGAGAAGCTCGCGGAGATTCCGATGGGCCGCGCGGGAGAGCCCAGCGAGGTCGCGTCGGTCGCGCTGTTCCTCGCATCCGATCTGTCGTCCTACATGACCGGCACGGTGCTCGAGGTCACCGGCGGACGGCACATCTGA
- a CDS encoding GMC family oxidoreductase produces the protein MESWDYIVVGAGSAGAVVASRLTEDPAVRVLLIEAGGSHRRLRVAMPAAFPTQFKTALDWQFHTEPERFLDGRSLFHPRGKMLGGCSSMNAMIYIRGNRDDYDSWAKAGATGWSYDEVLPYFRRAEANSRGEDTYHGGDGPLRVEDPRSPNPLSRSIVAAMVATGIEPNDDFNGPEQFGAGFFQLTQRRGRRWTTADGYVAPARRRENLDIATKTHVLGVRIERGRAVGVDVQRNGRRVLLRADREVVLSAGALNTPQLLMLSGVGPADHLTDHGVPVVVDNPNVGSHLMDHPLYTVNFDAPGATGTLESARTPRQLADFLVRGRGLLTSNIPECGGFTDRRPGDTGPVMQFMCCPGFLQNHGFTTHDGPGFTIACSLVAPLSRGAVRLRSADPRDAVAVRFDYFAERADMEAMIDGIQRAREIAAAPPLKGITGREINPGAAARTRADLADSVRRLAEHTYHPACSARIGSEDDGVVDAELRVHGVERLRVADASVFPTVPHGNTHAPTVMVGEKAADLLRAAAD, from the coding sequence GTGGAGTCGTGGGATTACATCGTCGTCGGTGCCGGATCCGCCGGAGCCGTCGTCGCGAGCAGGCTCACCGAGGACCCGGCCGTGCGCGTGTTGCTGATCGAGGCGGGCGGGTCGCACCGCCGTCTCCGCGTGGCGATGCCCGCGGCCTTCCCGACGCAGTTCAAGACGGCGCTGGACTGGCAGTTCCACACCGAGCCGGAACGGTTCCTCGACGGGCGTTCCCTGTTCCACCCGCGCGGCAAGATGCTCGGCGGATGCAGCTCGATGAACGCGATGATCTACATCCGCGGCAACCGCGACGACTACGACTCCTGGGCGAAGGCCGGTGCGACGGGCTGGTCCTACGACGAGGTCCTGCCCTATTTCCGCAGAGCGGAGGCGAACTCGCGGGGTGAAGACACCTACCACGGTGGCGACGGACCGCTGCGCGTGGAGGATCCGCGGTCGCCCAACCCGCTGAGCCGATCCATCGTGGCGGCGATGGTCGCGACCGGCATCGAGCCCAACGACGACTTCAACGGCCCGGAGCAGTTCGGCGCCGGGTTCTTCCAGCTGACCCAGCGCAGGGGCCGGCGATGGACGACCGCCGACGGGTACGTCGCGCCCGCCCGACGACGCGAGAACCTCGACATCGCGACGAAGACGCACGTCCTCGGCGTACGCATCGAACGCGGCCGGGCCGTGGGCGTCGACGTGCAGCGCAACGGCCGGCGCGTCCTGCTGCGTGCCGACCGGGAGGTCGTGCTCTCGGCGGGGGCGCTGAACACGCCGCAACTGCTGATGCTCTCGGGCGTGGGGCCCGCCGACCACCTGACCGACCACGGCGTTCCCGTCGTCGTCGACAACCCGAACGTCGGCAGCCACCTGATGGACCATCCGCTCTACACCGTCAACTTCGACGCCCCCGGCGCGACGGGAACCCTCGAATCCGCCCGCACGCCACGGCAGTTGGCCGACTTCCTGGTCCGCGGGCGGGGACTGTTGACGTCGAACATCCCCGAATGCGGCGGCTTCACCGACCGGCGGCCCGGTGATACCGGCCCGGTGATGCAGTTCATGTGCTGCCCGGGCTTTCTGCAGAATCATGGCTTCACCACCCACGACGGTCCGGGCTTCACGATCGCGTGCTCCCTCGTCGCGCCCCTCAGTCGCGGTGCCGTTCGGCTGCGCAGCGCCGACCCCCGGGACGCGGTGGCGGTCCGGTTCGACTACTTCGCCGAGCGTGCCGACATGGAGGCGATGATCGACGGCATCCAACGGGCGCGCGAGATCGCCGCGGCACCGCCCCTGAAGGGCATCACCGGGCGGGAGATCAACCCCGGCGCAGCCGCCCGCACCCGCGCCGATCTGGCCGACAGCGTCCGGCGACTCGCCGAACACACCTACCATCCCGCCTGCAGTGCGCGCATCGGCAGCGAGGACGACGGCGTCGTCGACGCCGAGTTGCGCGTGCACGGCGTCGAGAGGCTGCGCGTGGCCGATGCCTCGGTCTTCCCGACGGTGCCGCACGGCAACACCCACGCCCCGACGGTCATGGTCGGCGAGAAGGCCGCCGACCTCCTGCGCGCCGCCGCCGACTGA
- a CDS encoding PucR family transcriptional regulator → MARWTGGSPLDEDERIRALATRLIDDLPQLSTDIRQFVEAAIPRMAGDASMTDLFHASVRGNVETVLRSLRQRIDVKDVDAPEAANEHARRLAHNDVPVNSLIRAYRLGQRRMTEHVFGALRDVDVPSAERMAVLETVTATMFEYIDRISLQVGAVYEEERERWLENRNTLRAVRVRELLDGRYDDDVDAATTSIRYPLRWHHLAVVLWFSEAHPEPDGLARLQRCLNDLGDATGAAAAPLFVAANPLTAWGWLPFTAAVDSAVEDMREFASGRRGVPNIAVGLPAAGIAGFRRSHQHARAAHSVASARHGTEPIVVSAADPGLALASIIGTDVVAARSWVADVLGDLADDEDGAARLRETLRTYLLHGGSYKVASEELILHPNTVKYRVGRALQRRGRAIDEDRIDVEVALLMCRWYGQAVLRTSP, encoded by the coding sequence ATGGCGCGCTGGACCGGCGGATCACCCCTCGACGAGGATGAGCGCATCCGCGCCCTCGCCACCCGACTGATCGACGACCTTCCGCAGCTGTCCACCGACATCCGGCAGTTCGTCGAGGCGGCCATCCCCCGGATGGCGGGCGACGCGTCGATGACGGATCTCTTCCACGCGAGCGTCCGCGGCAACGTCGAGACGGTGCTCCGGTCGCTGCGCCAACGCATCGACGTGAAGGACGTGGACGCCCCGGAGGCGGCCAACGAGCACGCACGGCGTCTGGCGCACAACGACGTGCCGGTGAACTCGCTGATCCGCGCCTACCGGCTGGGACAGCGTCGGATGACCGAACACGTCTTCGGGGCGCTCCGGGACGTCGATGTGCCGTCCGCCGAGCGGATGGCGGTGTTGGAGACCGTCACCGCAACGATGTTCGAGTACATCGACCGCATCTCACTGCAGGTCGGCGCCGTCTACGAGGAAGAGCGCGAACGCTGGCTGGAGAACCGCAACACCCTGCGCGCCGTCCGCGTACGCGAGCTGCTGGACGGACGGTACGACGACGACGTGGACGCGGCGACCACGTCGATCCGCTACCCGCTGCGCTGGCACCACCTCGCCGTCGTTCTCTGGTTCTCCGAGGCACATCCCGAGCCGGACGGGTTGGCGCGTCTGCAGCGCTGTCTCAACGACCTGGGTGACGCGACCGGCGCGGCGGCGGCGCCGCTCTTCGTCGCGGCGAATCCGCTGACCGCCTGGGGGTGGCTGCCGTTCACGGCGGCGGTCGACTCCGCCGTAGAGGACATGCGCGAATTCGCCTCCGGCAGGCGCGGAGTGCCCAACATCGCCGTCGGCCTTCCTGCCGCGGGCATCGCGGGATTTCGTCGTTCCCATCAGCACGCCCGGGCGGCGCATTCGGTCGCCAGTGCGCGTCACGGCACGGAGCCGATCGTCGTCTCCGCCGCCGACCCGGGGCTGGCGCTGGCATCGATCATCGGTACCGACGTCGTGGCGGCACGCTCCTGGGTCGCCGACGTCCTCGGCGACCTCGCCGACGACGAGGACGGCGCTGCCCGTCTGCGAGAGACGCTGCGCACGTACCTGCTCCACGGCGGCAGTTACAAGGTGGCGTCCGAGGAACTCATCCTGCACCCCAACACGGTGAAGTACCGGGTCGGCCGAGCTCTGCAACGGCGCGGGCGGGCGATCGACGAAGACCGGATCGACGTCGAAGTCGCCCTGCTGATGTGTCGGTGGTACGGGCAGGCCGTGCTGCGGACGTCGCCCTAG
- a CDS encoding thiolase family protein, with product MPTPVIVGAVRTAIGRSFKGTLVNTPPETLITAVLPEVVRRSGIDPNDIDDLIFAESHYGGGDLARYAADATGLQHVPGQSVNRHCAGSLTAIGNASAQIGSGMERALIAGGVQSLSMTPLVNWRIPGPELKFEERWMPPTHVETPDAPTRDMSITVGWNTAQAAGISREEMDAWAARSHQRAVAAQDAGKFADEILPLKITQADGAVTEFAVDEHPRRDTTVEKLAGLKVLHPEIEGFSITAGNSSGTNDACAAVALTERGYADGAGLDVLATVKAWASVGVAPRDTGLGGVRVIGKVLDRAGLRPSDVALWEINEAFASVPIAACKEYGLDEERVNFSGSGCSLGHPIAASGARMVTTLVHELRRRGGGIGVAAMCAGGGQGGAVVVEV from the coding sequence ATGCCCACACCCGTCATCGTCGGAGCCGTCCGTACCGCGATCGGGCGGTCCTTTAAGGGCACGCTCGTCAACACCCCGCCGGAGACCCTGATCACGGCGGTGCTGCCCGAGGTGGTGCGCCGCTCCGGCATCGACCCCAACGACATCGACGACCTCATCTTCGCCGAATCACATTACGGCGGCGGCGATCTCGCGCGCTACGCCGCGGATGCCACCGGCCTGCAGCACGTGCCGGGCCAGTCGGTCAACCGGCACTGCGCCGGCAGCCTCACCGCGATCGGCAACGCCTCGGCCCAGATCGGTTCGGGCATGGAGCGCGCGCTGATCGCCGGCGGCGTGCAGTCGCTGTCGATGACCCCGCTGGTGAACTGGCGCATCCCCGGACCCGAGCTGAAGTTCGAGGAGCGGTGGATGCCGCCCACGCACGTCGAGACCCCCGACGCACCGACCAGGGACATGTCGATCACCGTCGGCTGGAACACCGCCCAGGCGGCCGGCATCAGTCGCGAGGAGATGGACGCCTGGGCCGCGCGCAGTCACCAGCGCGCCGTCGCCGCGCAGGACGCCGGCAAGTTCGCCGACGAGATCCTGCCGCTCAAGATCACCCAGGCCGACGGTGCGGTCACCGAGTTCGCCGTCGACGAGCACCCGCGACGCGACACCACGGTGGAGAAGCTCGCCGGACTCAAGGTGCTGCACCCCGAGATCGAGGGCTTCTCGATCACCGCCGGCAACAGCAGTGGCACCAACGACGCCTGCGCCGCCGTCGCACTGACCGAGCGCGGCTACGCCGACGGCGCCGGCCTCGACGTCCTCGCCACGGTCAAGGCCTGGGCCTCGGTCGGCGTCGCGCCCCGCGACACCGGGCTCGGCGGCGTCCGCGTCATCGGCAAGGTGCTCGACCGCGCGGGTCTGCGTCCCTCCGACGTGGCGCTGTGGGAGATCAACGAGGCCTTCGCCTCGGTGCCCATCGCCGCGTGCAAGGAGTACGGCCTCGACGAGGAGAGGGTGAACTTCTCCGGCAGCGGGTGCAGCCTCGGTCACCCGATTGCGGCGTCGGGCGCCCGGATGGTGACCACGCTGGTGCACGAGTTGCGCCGCCGTGGCGGCGGCATCGGCGTGGCGGCGATGTGTGCCGGCGGCGGCCAGGGCGGCGCCGTCGTCGTCGAGGTCTGA